From a region of the Chitinophaga caseinilytica genome:
- a CDS encoding superoxide dismutase has protein sequence MNRKEFLKGGLLLGGAGLIRPDEAFAASTDGALPDKLVDANGQFALNPLPYNETFLEPYMDAETLHLHHQFHHGGAAKAANKDIQQIQKAVAEGNFETVDYWTKKLSYHFSSHLLHTIFWTNLTNKKSEPTGELLKKIGQQFGSYDKLKGYIAATAKNIDGNGWGVLAYQPYADTLTVIQCENHEKLQQWGAIPILVIDVWEHAYYLKYKNKRQDFVDTLFNIINWDNVADRLNIARKK, from the coding sequence ATGAACCGGAAAGAATTTCTGAAAGGCGGATTACTCCTCGGCGGCGCGGGCCTCATCCGGCCCGACGAAGCATTCGCTGCCAGTACCGACGGCGCACTACCCGACAAGCTCGTGGACGCCAACGGACAATTCGCCCTGAACCCGCTTCCGTACAACGAAACATTCCTGGAGCCGTACATGGATGCCGAAACGCTGCACCTCCATCACCAGTTCCACCACGGTGGCGCCGCAAAAGCCGCCAACAAAGACATCCAGCAAATTCAAAAGGCCGTAGCCGAAGGGAACTTTGAAACGGTCGATTACTGGACGAAAAAGCTATCCTACCATTTCAGCAGCCACCTGCTGCACACCATCTTCTGGACGAACCTCACCAATAAAAAAAGCGAGCCCACGGGTGAACTATTGAAAAAGATCGGGCAGCAGTTCGGCAGCTACGACAAACTGAAGGGCTACATCGCCGCCACCGCCAAGAACATCGACGGCAACGGCTGGGGCGTGCTGGCTTATCAGCCATATGCCGACACCCTCACCGTGATCCAGTGCGAGAACCACGAAAAGCTCCAGCAATGGGGCGCCATACCGATCCTGGTGATCGACGTTTGGGAGCACGCGTATTATCTGAAATACAAAAACAAACGGCAGGATTTCGTCGATACCCTGTTCAACATCATCAATTGGGATAACGTGGCCGACCGGCTGAACATCGCCAGGAAGAAATAA